From the genome of Ardenticatenales bacterium:
GCTGATTGCCATTCATCCGCGCACGAAGGAGCAAAAGTATGGGGGGGAGGCGGATTGGTCGGCGATTGCGGCGCTGAAGCAGGCGGTGGATGTGCCGGTGATTGGCAATGGGGATGTGACGGAGTCGGTGCATGCGGCGGAGATGATGGCGGCGACGGGGTGTGATGGGGTGATGATTGGTCGGGGGGCGATGGGTAATCCGTGGATTTTTGCCGGCATCCACCGCGCCAACCTCGCCTTTCCCGAAATCGCCCAAACCATCCGCCGCCACCTGGCGGAAATGGTCGCCTACTACGGAGAAAAACACGGCCTGCTCAAATTTCGCAAGCACGTCAGTCAATACCTGGGCGAGATAGACGCGCTGGCCGACCTGCTTCCCCCCCTGCTCCTGGCCCACAACGTGCCCGCCTTCCTCGCTCTGCTGGCGGAAGCGGAGGAGGTCGTCGCCCATTCACCGACATGGCACGAGGAGGCCGCGTGAAAATCAGTCGATAGGACGCTCCTTGATCGCGGACATGGCCTCCTCCAGCACCTGCCGGCATTCACCACTTTCCGCTGTTTCCGCTACCGATGGCGCTTCATCGAGCACTTCCCGCAAATCGCGCAGCGCCACCAGGTAGGAACCGCGCTGCTCCCAGGGATGCTTTTGCCGCGCCATCTTTACCCCGCGCTGATATTCCTGCACCGCCAGCCCGCGGCGACCGTTGTGCAGCAACGCCAGGGCCATATCAAACTGCGTAGACACCTCATCCTCGTCCACCGTCATCGCCCGGCCATAGACACGCATCGCTTCGTCAAACCGCCCCAACTTATAAAGGCACCAGGCACGAGTGGCCAACTGCGTGCTGTCCATTTCGTCCGCGGCTGACTCCGCCTGCGTCAGCGCTGTTTGATAGTACGCCGACGATCCATCCGCATCCCCCAAAATGCGCAGCGCGTCTCCCATCAGTCGCCGCCAGGTGGAATCCTCCGGCGCGAGCGCAATGGCTTGCTCATAGGCGTTGCGCGCAGCGGTCAGGTGAGGATAGCCCGTTTCGTCGCGCTGATTGTGCAACGACCAACCATAGACGCCTTGTGTCCAGGCATCCTGGCTATCCAGCGCGACGGCTTGCGCCAGCAAATCCGCCGCCACCGCGAATTCGCCGCTGTCGCATAGCAACTTTCCTTTCACGCCCAAAGCCCAGGCATAATCAGGGGCCAGGCGCAGCGCCTCGTTCAGCGTTGCCAATGCCTCTTCAAACCGATCTAGTTCCCGCTGTGCCGTAGCTTTACTGGCCAGGGTGAACTGGTCCTCCGCATTCAGCGCCAGCGCCTGATTGAAAGTGGCGATGGCTTCCTCATAGCGTTCCAGCAGGCGCAGCGCCTCCCCTTTAACGAAAAGGGCAAAGCCATAGTCGGGCTGCGTGTGGAGGACGCGATCCACGCTACGTAATGCTTCCTCATATTGCTCCAGGGCCACTTGCGCCGCGCCGATGCTGGCCAGGGTCCAGTTGAGGGATGCGTCGGACGCTTCCTTCAGTTTTAGCGCCTGCTTCAGTTTTTCCAGCGCCTCCTCGTTGCGCCCGACGCCGCGCAGTGATTCTCCCAGGTCCGCCAGAATCCAATCTGTATTGGGCATCAGGGCATCCGCCTGGGTGAGTGTTTCCACGGCCTCTGGCAGGCGGCCTAGCGAGCGCAGTACCTGGCCTTTTGTTCCCAGGGCCGTGCCATAATGGGGGTTCAGCGACAGGGCGCGGTCCAGTGGGGGCAGGGCTTCCGCGTACCGTTCGGCCAGGCGCAGCACTTCCCCTTTTTCGTAGTGCAACCAGGCCAGGTCCCCATTGACGGCAATGGCCGCGTCCAGCGCCGCCAGCGCGTCGTCATACCGCTCCAGGGAGCGCAAAATCTGCCCTTTTGTGCCCAACGTCCAGGCATCGCGCGCACCCAGTTCGATGGCGCGGTCAATGGTCTCCACGGCCTCCGCGTATTTCTTTTGCAGACGCAGCGCTTCAGCTTGCTGGGCGTAGGTCCAGGCATTATCGGGGACGAGGGCGATGGCGTGAGCGAACGCCTCCACCGCCGCGTCATATTGCTCCAGTAGGCGCAACCCCTTGCCCAGGTCGCCCCAAATCCAGGCGGCGTTTTCGTCAAGGGCCACGGCCTGCCGTTGCACGTCCGCGGCTTCGTCGTATCGGTTCAGCGATTGCAGGATGCGGCCTTTTGTCCCCAGGCCGGCGACGTCGTCAGGAGCGCGCGTCAATGCCTCGTCAATGGCGACCAGGGCTTCATCGTACCGTTCTAGCTGGCGCAGGCTTTCGGCACGGCGTAGTAGCGCCCAGGGATCATCGGGCGCGATGCGCAGGTAGACATCCAGGACGGTGAGCGCGTCTTGCGGGCGGTCCGTTAACCGCAACGACTCAATCAGGTTGGGCAGGAGCCAGGTGGCCGTGGGGAGCATTTGCAGCGCCTGCCACAGGGCGGTGGCTGCTTCTTCATAGCGCCCCATGTCGTAGAAGACCTGGCCTTTTTGCCCCACGGCCCAGGCGTAGTCGGGCTTGAGGGCAAGGGCGCGGTCGAGATTGGCGAGGGCGGCGTCATATTGTTGAAGTTGGCGCTGTACGTCGCCGAGGACGGCAAAGGCGAGGGGATTGTCCTGGGTGGTGGCCGTGACCTGGAGCAATACTTGCAGGGCCTCTTCGGTGTGGCCCAGGGTGTTGAGGACTTGCCCTTTGGTGACGAGGAGCCAGGGGGCGTTGGGTTCGAGGGTGAGGGCTTGTTCGAGGACGGTAAAGGCTTCTTGGGGTTGGTTGAGGGCCTGGTAGGCGATGCCGGCATATCCCAACACAAACGGGTCACTCGGTACAATGGCTAACGAACGTCGCAAACAATCCAGCGCCGTCTCATACTGCTGCATATCGCACAGGGTTGCCCCTTTCACGCCCAACACAAACGCATCCTGGGGGTTAAGCGCTTCCGCCTCCGCCAGCGCCGCCAGCGCCTCTTCCTTGCGACCCAGCGAGCGCAGCGCCTCTCCTTTGAAACCCAGTGCAAGGGTGTAGTTCGGGCGATAGGTCAGCGCCTCGTCTAAATGTGATAGCGCGTCGGTGAAATGGCCGGCATTACACAAAACCGCTCCTTTGATCCCCAACGCCGTACCCAGAAAAATCGGATTATCCTGGCTTTGCGCAATCGCCTGATCGAGCAGCGCCAGCGCCTCGTCGTACTGCCGCCGGATACGCAGCACTTCGGCGCGGCCAATGAGCGCGGGCGGCGACGCGGGATTCAGCGCCAGCGCCTCCCGGAACATCTCATCGGCCTCCGGCCACTTGCCGGCATCCACCAGATAAAGCCCCGCATCCTGGAAGAATTTCGCCGCCCGTTCTCCTTGCCCATCATCCCGCAAAATTTCCCCCATCAGGCGCAGCGGGCGCGGTGCGGTGGGCGTTTGTAGCAGCACCGGCTCCAGGGCCACCACAGCTGTCTCATACGCTTCTAACCGCCAGTAGGCCAGCGCCAGGCAATAGCGCGCATCCCGGTCATCGAGGTCAGCGTTTAGCGCCTGTTCCAGGTGCGTGACAGCTTCCGCGAATTGGTCCGTGAACGCCAGTGCAATGCCAAAATCATCATGGTCCTGAGGCGAGAGGTTGGCGTCTGGTTGCACCAGGTAGTCTTGAAACAACTGCGTGGCTTCTTCCGCCCGCGCGCGCATTGGCTCATCTTGGTCCTGTCGCCAATGGATGCGCGCGCCCAGGCTGGCGATGGCCGCCTGTAGGCCCAGGGCGTCCGCGGCGGGCAGCACGGCATCGGTGCGCATTTCGCCGATGACGCGCGATAGCTGGATCAGGCTCTCTTGCGCGTATTCGTACCTTTCCAGTCGGTATTCTTGCCGCGCCAGCTCTAGGCGCGCCTGCAAAATACGCAGGTTGGCCCCGGTGACGTTGGCGGCGTTAGCCGGGGGGGCGGAGGCGCCGGTGAGCGAGCTGAGGGCGGAGGAGAGGTCGGTGGATATGGGTTTGCCGTTTTGTTCGCTCATGATTTATCCTCCGCGGCGGGTGATGCCCACCTGGGTGCGTCCGGCGCGCCCCCTGCTGGGTGGGGGATTGAGAATGCGTTCCCAGAGGGCGATGGCGGCGGCGGCGATTTCATTTCGCTTTTCTGGGAAGAGGAGGCGGCTTTGCCAGGCGGCGTTGAGAACGTCACGTAGTTCGTGTTCCGGGTTGAGCGTAATGGCGGCGTTTGGTCCCTGGGCCAGCAGAGGCGGCCAGTCGGCGACGCTGTTCCAGGCGGTGATGGTGTAATCCACTTTGGCGTGCGCGTCGAGAAAATCGCCCAGGAATTCCACCATTTCCGTGAGGAGCGTTTTCTGGTCGTTGGTGAGCGCTTCCGTGGGCGTTGTTGCCGGCAACGCCGTGTCCCATTCAGTGCGTAAGGTTTGGATGATGGGGGTGTATGGGGTCATGGGGTTGCGGCGGTTCATCCAGTCGAGCATGGTAAGGATGACGAAGGCGCGTTTGGCGTGGGCGGCCTGATCGTGGCCGTCCTGGAAGGCGCGCAGCGGGTTCAGGCGGAGCAGGATGAGGGAGAGGGCGTAGCTAGGCCCCATGGCGTAGGTGGCGAAGGCGTCGGCCAGGCAATCTTGCAGGATGAGGACGGGCCAATCGGCGCTGACGCGGGCGGTGAGGAATTCGTGGACATCGGTGCTGTAGGAGACGAGGTGGCCGAATTCGTGGGCGACGAGGGGGAGCGCCCAGACGGTCCATTCGGGGAAGGGGAGGCGGATGATGTTGGCGAGGGTTTTGTCGACGGCTTCGTCGCGGGCGAGGATGGTGAAGGATTCCCAGTTGGTGTTGGGGACGAGGCGGAAGCGGCGTACTAATTCATCGGCTACCTGGCAAATGCCGGCATCCAATCCCATATCCCGCAGCGCCACCCCCCGCAAAAAGTCCACGTACTCGGCGAAAATTGGCTTGATTTGCGCCGCCGTATTGTTATTGAGTTCCGCCCACACCTCCCCCCGCAGCCGCGCCGCCGCCGCCCCGTGCGCCGCCTGCGCGGGACCGCTTGTCTGCGCGCTCAAAGCCTCCTCGGCGGCCGCGGCGGCAATCTTCTGCTGGATGGCGTCCAGGTCCTTGCTCCATCGTTCCGCCGGGCGAATCAGCGTCATGCCCAGCGTTTTGCCCAGGTCGCTCTGGTCGTCCAGTTCAATGAAGCGTTTGCGCCGCGCGGAAATAATGGTCGTGGCGCTGCCCAGGTGCGCCAACACGCCACGAAGCTGCTCCTCACTGTTGTTCAGGTCATCCTGGGCGTTATCCAATACCGTCTGATCGTCGGGGTGCAGGTCGGCGCGGCGGGACAGTCGATCCAGGGCGATGCGGGCGTTGCCCAGGCTGTACAAGGCCTCGTCGAGGAACGCCTGGATGCTGTCGTTGCGGGCCGCCAGCAGCGTTTGCAGGCGTTCGATCTCGTCGCGCTGGCCGCGGACGGCATCCAGGACGCGCTGCACCTGCTCCAGGTTGCTACGCAAGGCGTCCAGTCGTGTTTGTAGAATCAAATCGCCCATAGGAGACTCCTTGGGAGGTAGTGGTTGGTGGGGAGTGGATAGTGGTCAGTGGATAGTGGTCAGTGGATAGTGGTCAGTGGTCAGTGGATAGTGGTCAGTGGTCAGAAGCGGGTTGTCGACTGTTTTGGCGTAATTGGGCCAGGAATCGGCAGGCGGATAGGGATTGAAGGCCAATGGCTTCGGATTGCGCCCACTGCTCCAGGCGGCAGCGCCAGGCGGCGTTGAGAACATCGGTGAGGGTGTCACCCGCCTGGCAGATGGTGGTCAGGGGCTGCCCGGACATGAGGACGGTGGAGAGCCGGGTGGCACGCGCCCAGCCCGTGTAGGCGGCTTCATCGTGTAAATGGGTGCGCAACAACGCGAGAAAGCCGGTGGTCCAGTTGTCTAGTTGCTGGCGATTGGCGGAGGGCAGTTCGTGGGGCTGGTTGGTCGCTTGCAGCAGGGCGCGCCAGCGGTCGCGCAGCCAGGCGGCGACGGCGGCGAAGGGGTGGAGGATGGCCTGAGGTGGACCCAGCAAGTCGAGGGTTTTGAGGATGACGTAGGCGCGCCGGGCGCTGCCGGGGTGGTTGAAGGTGTCCTGGTCGGCGGGGTCGAGGCGGAGCAGCAGGGTGGCGTAGGCGTAGGCGGGGCCGAGGGTGTAGGTGGCGAAGATGTCGGCGAAGAAGTCGTTGAGGTGGGCGATCCGTTGTTGATCCGCCTGGGCTTCTTGCCGGATGAAGGCTTCGACGTGGTAGACGGTCTGGCCGGCGGCGCGCCCACGTATTTCCTGGGCGGCAAAGTAGCCGAATTCGCGCGCGGCCTGGGGCAGGGTCCAGAAGGTGGTTTCGGGGAAGGGGAGGCGGATGATGCCGGCAAGATCATAAAACTGGTCCGCGTCCGCCAAAATCGTAAAACGGTCCCACGCCAGCCCGCAGCGTCGGCTAATTTCGTCCAGCAGCGCATCGGCGACGGGGCACA
Proteins encoded in this window:
- a CDS encoding tetratricopeptide repeat protein — translated: MSEQNGKPISTDLSSALSSLTGASAPPANAANVTGANLRILQARLELARQEYRLERYEYAQESLIQLSRVIGEMRTDAVLPAADALGLQAAIASLGARIHWRQDQDEPMRARAEEATQLFQDYLVQPDANLSPQDHDDFGIALAFTDQFAEAVTHLEQALNADLDDRDARYCLALAYWRLEAYETAVVALEPVLLQTPTAPRPLRLMGEILRDDGQGERAAKFFQDAGLYLVDAGKWPEADEMFREALALNPASPPALIGRAEVLRIRRQYDEALALLDQAIAQSQDNPIFLGTALGIKGAVLCNAGHFTDALSHLDEALTYRPNYTLALGFKGEALRSLGRKEEALAALAEAEALNPQDAFVLGVKGATLCDMQQYETALDCLRRSLAIVPSDPFVLGYAGIAYQALNQPQEAFTVLEQALTLEPNAPWLLVTKGQVLNTLGHTEEALQVLLQVTATTQDNPLAFAVLGDVQRQLQQYDAALANLDRALALKPDYAWAVGQKGQVFYDMGRYEEAATALWQALQMLPTATWLLPNLIESLRLTDRPQDALTVLDVYLRIAPDDPWALLRRAESLRQLERYDEALVAIDEALTRAPDDVAGLGTKGRILQSLNRYDEAADVQRQAVALDENAAWIWGDLGKGLRLLEQYDAAVEAFAHAIALVPDNAWTYAQQAEALRLQKKYAEAVETIDRAIELGARDAWTLGTKGQILRSLERYDDALAALDAAIAVNGDLAWLHYEKGEVLRLAERYAEALPPLDRALSLNPHYGTALGTKGQVLRSLGRLPEAVETLTQADALMPNTDWILADLGESLRGVGRNEEALEKLKQALKLKEASDASLNWTLASIGAAQVALEQYEEALRSVDRVLHTQPDYGFALFVKGEALRLLERYEEAIATFNQALALNAEDQFTLASKATAQRELDRFEEALATLNEALRLAPDYAWALGVKGKLLCDSGEFAVAADLLAQAVALDSQDAWTQGVYGWSLHNQRDETGYPHLTAARNAYEQAIALAPEDSTWRRLMGDALRILGDADGSSAYYQTALTQAESAADEMDSTQLATRAWCLYKLGRFDEAMRVYGRAMTVDEDEVSTQFDMALALLHNGRRGLAVQEYQRGVKMARQKHPWEQRGSYLVALRDLREVLDEAPSVAETAESGECRQVLEEAMSAIKERPID